From Kiritimatiellia bacterium, a single genomic window includes:
- a CDS encoding glutamine synthetase III, which translates to MREHIRARQAAIASIVNYRPPERRFNYLETPAQDVFGVHVFNDRAMRERLPEPVYRELRETIEGGRRLNPALADAVAVAMRDWAIERGATHYAHVFYPLTGRTAEKHDSFLKPDGQGGALSVFSGRQLIRGESDASSLPSGGLRATFEARGYTTWDVSSPAYILEHPNGTTLCIPTVFSSWTGEALDKKTPLLRSLQAVDEQARRILALFGQPGARRVVATVGAEQEYFLIDRNFYFARPDLLSAGRTLFGAPSPKGQELQDQYFGAIPDRVLACMIDTEHELYKLGVPVTTRHNEVAPAQYEIAPVYEEANIATDHQYLVMLQLQRVAQRHGMACLLHEKPFAGINGSGKHLNWSLASGQVNLLEPGATPHDNAQFLVFLAAVVRAVHRHGDLLRASVASAANDCRLGAHEAPPAIISVFLGDQLTDILRQLAAGGVRRTRRPGRLDIGVDMLPALPRDAGDRNRTSPFAFTGNKFEFRAVGASQSIAGPLTVLNTIVAESLDFIATRLEAMPRATAAQFRAAVRSVLREVAREVDAVVFNGDNYSEEWRREAARRGLPDLPSAVDALPVFSRRDVVDMFSRYRVLSPRELESRFEIHLERYAHDVAIEARLMRRIARTQILPAAFEYQRRLAGTSEALSRLSRAHCTAILDETDDLVGGLQAAVADLGVRIERMPLGGAALRAAEYARRELLPVIAEVRRLADALETIVADELWPLPSYQEMLFIQ; encoded by the coding sequence ATGCGGGAGCACATCAGAGCGCGTCAGGCGGCGATCGCCTCGATTGTGAACTATCGACCGCCCGAGCGGCGGTTCAATTATCTGGAGACGCCCGCACAGGACGTGTTCGGCGTTCACGTGTTCAACGACCGGGCGATGCGCGAGCGGCTGCCCGAGCCGGTGTATCGCGAGCTGCGCGAAACGATCGAGGGCGGCCGGCGGCTGAATCCGGCGCTCGCGGACGCGGTTGCGGTGGCGATGCGCGACTGGGCGATCGAACGAGGCGCAACCCACTACGCGCACGTGTTCTACCCGCTCACTGGCCGCACCGCGGAGAAGCACGACTCGTTTCTGAAGCCCGATGGGCAGGGCGGCGCGCTGTCGGTGTTCTCCGGCCGCCAACTGATCCGCGGCGAGTCGGACGCCTCGAGCCTGCCGTCCGGCGGTTTGCGCGCGACGTTTGAGGCGCGCGGCTATACCACCTGGGACGTGTCGAGCCCGGCCTATATTCTTGAACATCCGAACGGCACCACGCTGTGCATTCCGACGGTGTTTTCCTCCTGGACCGGCGAGGCGCTCGACAAGAAGACGCCGCTGCTGCGGTCGCTGCAGGCGGTGGACGAGCAGGCGCGGCGGATTCTGGCGTTGTTCGGCCAGCCCGGCGCGCGCCGCGTGGTTGCGACCGTCGGCGCGGAGCAGGAGTATTTCCTGATTGACCGCAACTTCTATTTTGCGCGTCCCGATCTGCTCTCGGCGGGCCGCACACTGTTTGGGGCGCCCTCTCCGAAGGGGCAGGAGCTGCAGGACCAGTACTTCGGCGCGATTCCGGACCGGGTGCTCGCGTGCATGATTGACACCGAGCACGAGCTCTACAAGCTCGGGGTGCCGGTGACGACCCGCCACAACGAGGTGGCGCCGGCGCAGTATGAGATTGCGCCGGTGTATGAGGAGGCCAACATTGCGACCGACCACCAGTACCTGGTGATGCTGCAGCTGCAGCGGGTCGCGCAACGGCACGGGATGGCGTGCCTGCTGCACGAGAAGCCGTTCGCGGGCATCAACGGATCCGGCAAGCATCTGAACTGGTCGCTGGCCTCGGGGCAGGTGAACTTGCTCGAGCCGGGCGCAACGCCGCACGACAATGCGCAGTTTCTGGTGTTTCTTGCCGCGGTCGTCCGCGCGGTGCACCGGCACGGCGATCTGCTGCGCGCGTCCGTTGCGAGCGCCGCGAACGACTGCCGGCTCGGCGCACACGAGGCGCCGCCCGCGATCATCTCGGTGTTTCTCGGCGATCAGCTCACCGACATTCTCCGGCAGCTGGCCGCGGGTGGTGTGCGGCGAACGCGGCGGCCGGGTCGGCTGGACATCGGTGTGGACATGCTGCCGGCGCTGCCGCGCGACGCTGGCGATCGGAACCGCACCAGCCCCTTTGCGTTCACCGGCAACAAGTTCGAGTTCCGTGCGGTCGGCGCCTCACAATCCATTGCGGGGCCGCTGACGGTGCTGAATACGATCGTGGCCGAGTCGCTCGATTTCATCGCAACGCGGCTGGAGGCGATGCCTCGGGCGACGGCGGCGCAGTTCCGGGCGGCGGTACGGTCGGTGCTGCGCGAGGTGGCGCGCGAGGTCGACGCCGTCGTGTTCAATGGCGACAACTACTCCGAAGAGTGGCGGCGCGAGGCTGCGCGGCGCGGGCTTCCGGACCTGCCCTCCGCGGTGGACGCGCTGCCGGTGTTCAGCCGTCGCGACGTGGTCGACATGTTCTCGCGCTACCGGGTGCTCAGTCCGCGCGAGCTGGAGAGCCGGTTTGAGATCCACCTCGAGCGGTACGCGCACGATGTGGCGATCGAGGCGCGGCTGATGCGGCGCATCGCGCGCACGCAGATTCTGCCTGCCGCCTTCGAGTATCAGCGACGGCTGGCGGGCACGTCGGAGGCGCTCAGCCGGCTGAGCCGCGCGCACTGCACCGCGATCTTGGACGAGACCGACGACCTGGTGGGCGGGCTGCAGGCGGCGGTGGCGGATCTCGGGGTGCGGATCGAGCGCATGCCGCTGGGTGGTGCCGCGCTGCGCGCGGCGGAGTACGCGCGGCGGGAGCTGCTGCCCGTGATCGCCGAGGTGCGGCGGCTCGCGGACGCGCTCGAAACGATCGTGGCGGATGAGCTGTGGCCGCTGCCCAGCTACCAGGAGATGCTGTTCATCCAGTGA
- a CDS encoding HDIG domain-containing protein, with translation MNRGWPRGRQRERRRLGDEPDLPAAPQVARNRWAWAAGVVLWAVSSLLLLGVSPVLHVPLLPGQRAPVSIIALTDFEAVDSARTELARQRAADAVRPVFSISSAPLAAGLRAFERLIEHLATLRRRAPSPDEARRELANALLLLGLDLQPEEALTIVPEPGEAAAALRALTNALATVWFDGIADAAERDGPLAELVRQGQFVIETSGVAARVADLAAVRTPAEAAAEFARLAAAAGLRTPTDALRRLAIPWLHPNLVYAPTLTEMRRREAAARVEPVMAYIRAGTTLIEAGETADEHTVARLAAHERRLRERIRPADEWLRRLGRSGMLAVAAFASLLLLFVAAPEHVKQPSSLALFVVLGTLTMGGARLAVALVMNGILPRPYGDHALPTALGALLGVLLVGRPFAAAVGSWSALAVPALASAPLPTLVRGVAMIGAALIAARHARKRSLIFRAGLWIGLAGATVTAVQAVEVRDPLPVVLPQLGTVVANGLGIAAIALLVLPLLETVFGLSSDMHLLELSDPSHPLLQRLAANAPGTYHHSLMVATLARAAADAIGANGLLARVAAMYHDIGKLAKPQYFVENAPPGASPHAELSPQMSTLVILSHVREGLQLAREHRLPAPIREAIEQHHGRSLISFFYSRALDAHQQASRLGHPVGAPPEERDFRYPGPRPRRRETALIALADAVEAAARSLSNPSPRRIERLVRELVRQRYADGELDECPLTLAELRRVEDAFVFTLTAMYHGRVPYDAAAHSDRQPPAPPDPNRSAAAADRLADDTRSAAEQAQALG, from the coding sequence ATGAACCGCGGGTGGCCGCGCGGGCGGCAGCGCGAGCGCCGTCGGCTCGGCGACGAGCCGGACCTGCCGGCCGCCCCGCAGGTTGCTCGCAACCGATGGGCGTGGGCGGCCGGCGTGGTGCTCTGGGCAGTTTCTTCCCTGTTGTTGTTGGGTGTGTCGCCGGTTCTTCATGTCCCGCTGCTGCCCGGCCAGCGGGCGCCCGTCTCGATCATCGCGCTCACCGACTTTGAGGCCGTCGACAGCGCCCGCACTGAGCTGGCACGTCAGCGCGCCGCCGACGCGGTGCGCCCCGTCTTCAGCATCTCGTCGGCTCCGCTCGCCGCTGGGCTCCGCGCGTTCGAACGGCTGATCGAGCATCTCGCCACGCTGCGCCGCCGCGCGCCGTCCCCTGACGAGGCGCGGCGCGAGCTCGCCAACGCGCTCCTGCTGCTCGGACTCGATCTGCAGCCGGAGGAAGCACTGACCATCGTCCCAGAACCCGGCGAAGCCGCCGCCGCGCTCCGGGCGCTCACCAACGCGCTCGCCACCGTCTGGTTTGACGGCATTGCGGACGCTGCCGAGCGCGACGGCCCCCTCGCCGAGCTGGTGCGACAGGGTCAGTTTGTGATCGAGACCAGCGGCGTCGCTGCACGCGTGGCGGACCTCGCGGCGGTGCGGACTCCCGCCGAGGCGGCCGCGGAGTTTGCACGGCTGGCCGCGGCCGCCGGCCTGCGCACTCCGACCGACGCGCTGCGGCGGCTCGCGATTCCGTGGCTGCATCCGAACCTCGTCTACGCGCCGACGCTCACCGAGATGCGCCGCCGCGAGGCGGCCGCGCGGGTCGAGCCGGTGATGGCCTACATCCGTGCCGGCACCACACTGATCGAAGCCGGCGAAACGGCCGACGAACACACCGTCGCTCGGCTCGCCGCACACGAGCGGCGGTTGCGAGAGCGGATCCGCCCGGCCGACGAATGGCTCCGCCGGCTCGGCCGGTCCGGCATGCTGGCGGTCGCCGCCTTCGCAAGCTTGCTGCTGCTGTTCGTCGCGGCACCCGAGCATGTGAAGCAGCCGTCGTCGCTGGCGCTCTTCGTTGTGCTCGGCACGCTCACCATGGGCGGCGCCCGGCTCGCGGTCGCGCTCGTCATGAACGGAATCTTGCCGCGGCCATACGGCGATCACGCGCTGCCTACCGCGCTCGGCGCGCTGCTCGGTGTGTTGCTGGTCGGCCGACCGTTCGCCGCCGCAGTCGGCAGCTGGAGCGCACTCGCCGTCCCCGCATTGGCCTCTGCGCCGCTCCCCACGCTGGTGCGCGGCGTCGCGATGATCGGTGCCGCTCTCATCGCGGCCCGACACGCGCGCAAGCGCTCCCTGATCTTTCGCGCCGGACTATGGATCGGACTGGCCGGCGCCACCGTGACCGCCGTCCAGGCGGTCGAGGTCCGGGATCCACTGCCGGTCGTGCTGCCACAACTGGGCACCGTCGTCGCCAACGGCCTGGGGATCGCCGCGATCGCGCTGCTCGTGCTGCCACTGCTCGAAACGGTGTTCGGGCTCTCCTCGGACATGCACCTTCTGGAGCTCAGCGACCCCTCACACCCGCTGCTCCAACGCCTCGCCGCGAACGCGCCGGGAACCTACCACCACAGCCTGATGGTCGCCACCCTCGCCCGCGCGGCGGCCGATGCGATCGGTGCGAACGGGCTGCTCGCCCGCGTCGCGGCGATGTATCACGACATCGGCAAGCTCGCGAAGCCGCAGTACTTCGTTGAAAACGCCCCACCTGGCGCCAGCCCTCACGCCGAGCTCTCTCCGCAGATGAGCACATTGGTGATCCTCTCCCACGTGCGCGAAGGCCTGCAGCTGGCCCGCGAACACCGCCTCCCCGCGCCGATCCGCGAGGCGATCGAGCAGCACCACGGCCGCTCGCTCATCTCGTTCTTTTACAGCCGAGCGCTCGATGCCCACCAACAGGCCTCGCGGCTCGGCCATCCGGTCGGTGCCCCGCCGGAGGAACGCGACTTCCGATATCCCGGCCCGCGCCCGCGCCGTCGCGAAACCGCGCTGATCGCTCTGGCTGACGCGGTCGAGGCGGCCGCCCGCTCGCTGTCCAATCCCTCGCCGCGCCGCATCGAACGACTCGTGCGCGAACTGGTCCGCCAACGCTACGCGGACGGCGAACTCGACGAGTGCCCGCTCACGCTCGCGGAGCTGCGCCGCGTTGAAGATGCCTTTGTGTTCACGCTGACCGCCATGTACCATGGCCGCGTGCCCTATGATGCCGCCGCGCATTCGGATCGCCAACCGCCAGCCCCTCCCGATCCGAACCGCTCTGCTGCGGCAGCTGACCGCCTGGCTGATGACACGCGCAGCGCGGCGGAGCAGGCGCAGGCGCTGGGCTGA
- a CDS encoding tagaturonate epimerase family protein: MSCHPPEYSLGIGDRFGQQGEAQLSAFVAAARDGIQLTPVWNKSHREHQLIGSVPADVRREADAAVRILRWNGPYFVDADHISPATVNAFLSACDWFTVDVAGAIGRRAPEDALNAFENTWQPWTRRALPLPGRPSRWTPAQNELRRAAETYLDAIREAAVTWHIIREHIGPRTVRLEISMDETDRPQSPADWLVILLAIAHSGLPVATLAPRFPGEFHKGVDYAGDPIIFEQTLEQFIELVRIVAAETPLHPALRLSIHSGSDKFSLYPCIRAVLQRSGAGLHVKTAGTTWLEEATGLAEAGGDAWALIRDIYRAAWNRFDCLVAPYAAVVSLRREQLPPPEEIATWSGEQFAATVAHNPASPRYRPALRQFMHIAYPEAARRGAEFLDALRAHRDHIGQRVRANLLDRHIRPLFSPAGAALPA, translated from the coding sequence ATGAGCTGCCACCCCCCCGAATATTCCCTGGGCATTGGTGATCGGTTCGGCCAGCAGGGCGAAGCGCAGCTTTCCGCCTTCGTCGCCGCCGCACGCGACGGCATCCAACTCACCCCCGTCTGGAACAAGTCCCACCGCGAGCACCAGTTGATCGGTTCCGTGCCGGCGGACGTGCGCCGCGAAGCTGACGCGGCCGTCCGCATCCTGCGCTGGAACGGTCCCTATTTCGTGGACGCCGACCACATCAGCCCCGCCACCGTCAACGCGTTTCTCTCCGCCTGCGACTGGTTCACCGTGGATGTCGCCGGCGCGATCGGCCGACGCGCGCCGGAGGACGCCCTGAACGCGTTCGAAAACACTTGGCAACCATGGACACGGCGCGCGCTCCCGCTGCCGGGCCGTCCATCGCGATGGACACCAGCACAGAACGAGCTGCGTCGCGCCGCAGAAACCTATCTGGATGCGATCCGCGAGGCCGCGGTCACTTGGCATATCATCCGCGAACACATCGGTCCGCGAACCGTACGGCTCGAGATTTCCATGGACGAAACCGACCGTCCCCAGTCCCCAGCCGATTGGCTCGTGATTCTGCTCGCGATCGCGCACAGCGGCCTGCCGGTCGCCACGCTCGCGCCGCGCTTCCCCGGCGAGTTTCACAAGGGCGTCGACTACGCCGGCGATCCCATCATCTTCGAGCAAACCCTCGAGCAGTTCATCGAGCTCGTCCGCATCGTCGCTGCCGAGACCCCGCTGCATCCGGCGCTTCGTCTGAGCATCCACTCCGGCAGCGACAAGTTCAGCCTCTACCCTTGCATTCGCGCAGTGCTGCAGCGCAGTGGCGCCGGGCTGCACGTGAAGACCGCCGGTACTACCTGGCTCGAGGAAGCCACCGGCCTCGCCGAGGCGGGCGGCGACGCGTGGGCGCTCATCCGGGACATCTACCGCGCCGCTTGGAACCGGTTCGACTGCCTCGTCGCGCCCTACGCGGCGGTCGTCTCACTTCGCCGCGAACAGCTGCCCCCGCCGGAGGAGATCGCAACATGGTCCGGTGAACAATTTGCGGCCACGGTCGCCCACAATCCAGCCTCTCCCCGGTATCGGCCGGCGCTTCGACAGTTCATGCACATCGCATATCCCGAGGCCGCGCGACGCGGTGCCGAGTTTCTTGACGCCCTGCGCGCTCATCGCGATCACATTGGCCAGCGCGTTCGGGCGAATCTGCTCGACCGCCACATCCGCCCGTTGTTTTCTCCTGCCGGCGCGGCGCTTCCTGCCTGA
- a CDS encoding PhoH family protein produces the protein MDRTELTIVFDSPREAADLTGPGGQWLDRLAEPLGVRMTARDTWLKIEGPRDRVDITERLFRLLRSARSRGILPREQGVFYALRAMLEGRERELERLLATRIAVGPGMAPVSPRTFGQLRYVEAIAQRDCTLGIGPAGTGKTYLAMAMAVSTLLRGDVGRIILTRPAVEAGEALGFLPGDIEQKILPYLRPLRDALYDMMPAEDIERATARGVIEVAPLAFMRGRTLNHAFIILDEAQNTTPEQMFMFLTRLGFDSKCVITGDLTQTDLPAGQTSGLLEAREALDGVPGIAICELDDSDVVRHDLVQRIIQAYRRCRERNPPSSRRLPRSRRR, from the coding sequence ATGGATCGAACCGAGCTGACGATCGTGTTCGACAGCCCCCGCGAGGCGGCGGACCTCACCGGCCCTGGCGGCCAGTGGCTGGATCGGCTCGCGGAACCGCTCGGCGTGCGGATGACCGCCCGCGACACCTGGCTCAAGATCGAGGGTCCCCGCGATCGCGTCGACATCACCGAACGGCTGTTTCGGCTCCTTCGCTCCGCGCGAAGCCGCGGCATCCTCCCGCGGGAACAGGGCGTGTTCTATGCGCTGCGCGCAATGCTGGAAGGCCGCGAACGTGAACTCGAGCGACTGCTGGCCACCCGCATCGCAGTGGGGCCGGGGATGGCGCCGGTGTCGCCCCGGACGTTCGGCCAGCTCCGCTACGTCGAGGCGATCGCGCAGCGCGACTGCACGCTCGGCATCGGACCCGCCGGCACGGGCAAGACCTACCTCGCGATGGCGATGGCCGTCTCCACCCTGCTGCGCGGCGATGTCGGCCGCATCATCCTCACCCGACCCGCCGTGGAAGCCGGCGAAGCGCTCGGCTTTCTTCCCGGCGACATCGAACAAAAGATCCTCCCCTACCTGCGTCCCCTCCGTGACGCCCTCTACGACATGATGCCCGCCGAGGACATCGAACGAGCGACCGCGCGCGGCGTGATCGAGGTCGCGCCCCTGGCGTTCATGCGGGGCCGAACCCTGAACCACGCCTTCATCATTCTGGACGAGGCGCAAAACACCACGCCCGAGCAGATGTTCATGTTCCTGACCCGGCTCGGCTTCGACTCCAAGTGCGTGATCACCGGCGACCTGACGCAGACCGATCTGCCCGCCGGTCAGACCTCCGGACTGCTCGAGGCGCGCGAAGCCCTGGACGGCGTGCCCGGCATCGCGATCTGTGAGCTCGACGACTCCGATGTCGTCCGCCACGATCTGGTGCAGCGCATCATTCAGGCGTATCGGCGCTGCCGGGAACGGAATCCACCGTCCTCGCGGCGTCTGCCGCGGAGCCGCCGTCGATGA
- a CDS encoding NupC/NupG family nucleoside CNT transporter: MERWVSFAGIGVWIGVAWLCSTDRRAVRWRPVVWGIGLQLVFAAAILRTGPGRAVFEWLNRAVGAVLDCQYEGARFVFNALAIPPGEPGSLGLFFAFQVLTTIVFFAALIAILYHVGVIQAVVGGFARLMVWTLRTSGAETLCAAANVFVGMTEAPLLVRPYVQTMTRSELFCVMVSGMATVAGGVLAAYVAMLRPYFPDIAGHLLAASVMSAPAALAIAKLMVPETGEPLTAGRTPPVVGEPAVNVFDAAARGALSGMQLAFNVGAVLVAFMSLLALLNLALGRIGAWVGVEGLRLERLLGWLFAVPAWLMGVPAEECVRVGWLIGEKTAVNEFVAYTSLARLLAENSAALSARSITVAAYALCGFSNFLSIGILIGGLGGMAPERRGEVAALGLRAVLAASLACFMTAGIAGLLI; the protein is encoded by the coding sequence ATGGAACGCTGGGTCAGTTTCGCGGGCATCGGGGTCTGGATCGGCGTGGCCTGGCTGTGCTCAACCGACCGGCGCGCGGTCCGGTGGCGGCCGGTGGTGTGGGGAATCGGCCTGCAACTGGTGTTCGCGGCGGCGATTCTGCGGACGGGGCCGGGGCGCGCGGTGTTCGAGTGGCTGAATCGGGCGGTGGGGGCGGTGCTCGACTGCCAGTACGAGGGGGCGCGGTTTGTGTTCAACGCGCTCGCGATTCCGCCGGGGGAACCGGGCAGTCTTGGGCTCTTCTTCGCGTTCCAAGTGCTGACGACGATTGTTTTCTTCGCTGCGCTGATCGCGATTCTGTACCACGTGGGCGTGATTCAGGCGGTGGTGGGCGGATTTGCGCGGTTGATGGTGTGGACGCTGCGGACCAGCGGTGCGGAGACACTGTGTGCGGCGGCCAACGTGTTTGTGGGCATGACCGAGGCCCCGCTGCTGGTGCGCCCTTACGTGCAGACGATGACGCGGTCCGAACTGTTCTGCGTGATGGTGTCCGGCATGGCGACAGTCGCCGGCGGGGTGCTGGCCGCGTATGTCGCGATGCTCCGTCCGTATTTTCCCGACATTGCGGGGCATCTGTTGGCCGCGTCGGTGATGTCGGCACCCGCTGCGCTCGCGATCGCGAAGCTGATGGTGCCGGAGACGGGCGAACCGCTCACTGCCGGTCGCACGCCGCCGGTGGTGGGGGAGCCGGCGGTGAATGTGTTTGACGCCGCGGCACGGGGGGCGTTGTCCGGCATGCAGCTGGCGTTCAACGTCGGCGCGGTGCTGGTCGCGTTCATGTCGTTGCTCGCGTTGCTGAACCTGGCCCTGGGGCGGATCGGCGCGTGGGTCGGGGTGGAGGGGCTGCGACTCGAACGGTTGCTCGGCTGGCTGTTTGCGGTGCCGGCGTGGTTGATGGGGGTGCCGGCGGAGGAGTGCGTGCGGGTGGGCTGGCTGATCGGCGAGAAGACCGCGGTGAACGAGTTCGTCGCCTACACCAGTCTTGCCCGGCTGCTGGCGGAGAATTCGGCGGCGCTCTCGGCGCGATCGATTACGGTGGCCGCGTATGCGCTGTGCGGGTTTTCGAACTTTCTTTCGATCGGGATCCTGATCGGAGGGTTGGGCGGCATGGCGCCGGAACGGCGGGGGGAGGTTGCGGCGTTGGGGTTACGCGCGGTGCTGGCCGCGTCGCTGGCGTGTTTCATGACGGCCGGGATCGCCGGTCTTTTGATCTGA
- the ybeY gene encoding rRNA maturation RNase YbeY has protein sequence MTRAARRSRRRRWAEVTLILLNDRAISRAHARCFGAPQSTDVISQAYRPDAISAEWCGEILVNVAAALRRSKNPAGASRELALYVAHGCDHLTGGRDDTPARRRAMLARNRRALKAARAAGLSLHLLGPPAASSP, from the coding sequence ATGACACGCGCAGCGCGGCGGAGCAGGCGCAGGCGCTGGGCTGAAGTCACGCTGATTCTTCTCAATGACCGTGCGATCTCGCGCGCCCACGCGCGGTGCTTCGGGGCACCGCAGTCCACCGATGTGATCAGCCAGGCGTACCGCCCCGACGCGATCTCCGCGGAGTGGTGCGGCGAGATTCTCGTCAACGTCGCGGCCGCGCTCCGCCGCTCGAAGAATCCGGCCGGCGCCAGCCGCGAGCTGGCCCTCTACGTCGCGCACGGCTGCGATCACCTGACCGGAGGCCGCGACGACACCCCCGCCCGTCGCCGCGCAATGCTCGCCCGCAATCGGCGCGCGCTCAAGGCTGCCCGCGCTGCGGGGCTGTCCCTCCATCTGCTCGGTCCGCCGGCCGCTTCCTCCCCATGA
- the yidD gene encoding membrane protein insertion efficiency factor YidD gives MFAALFCAAVWTAVAEGAERLEAVRLARELAEDGCPTLAARECRRVVSGDPADREAAALLRTLAAAESMASVDRQRPRGAWLAEGIVGVYRRWIRPAIGRRCSLSPSCSEYFLQAARRHGWLAFPMIADRLVREPGVVAAGAAGPDGRVADPLEEHDVWLGRSRR, from the coding sequence GTGTTTGCCGCGCTGTTCTGCGCGGCGGTCTGGACGGCAGTCGCGGAGGGAGCTGAGCGGCTCGAAGCGGTGAGGCTTGCGCGCGAGCTGGCGGAGGATGGATGTCCGACGTTGGCGGCGCGCGAGTGTCGGCGTGTAGTTTCGGGGGATCCTGCTGACCGCGAGGCCGCGGCGCTGTTGCGGACGCTGGCCGCAGCGGAAAGTATGGCCAGCGTGGACCGGCAGCGGCCGAGGGGGGCATGGCTCGCGGAGGGAATCGTCGGTGTGTATCGCCGGTGGATTCGTCCCGCGATCGGCCGTCGTTGTTCGCTGTCGCCGAGCTGCTCCGAGTATTTTCTGCAGGCCGCACGCCGGCACGGTTGGCTGGCGTTCCCGATGATCGCGGATCGTCTGGTGCGCGAACCGGGTGTGGTGGCGGCGGGGGCTGCTGGCCCTGACGGTCGGGTTGCGGACCCTTTGGAGGAGCATGATGTGTGGCTGGGCCGGTCGCGCCGCTAA